One Catharus ustulatus isolate bCatUst1 chromosome 2, bCatUst1.pri.v2, whole genome shotgun sequence genomic window carries:
- the CLDN14 gene encoding claudin-14 yields the protein MASWALELLGFSLSLLGFLGTLIATILPHWWRSAHVGANIITAVTYLKGLWMECVRHSTGVYQCQLYRSQLALPADLRAARALMVISCLLAVLAAGVAVLGMRCTRCAEGSPAKASMAGAGGVGFAAAGLLCLVPVAWSTNSVVMDFYNPTVPAGVKYEIGQALYLGFVSSAFTILGGALLCTSCPGSWAPRQPRSGPAAPPSFGPPGDSKGNHAPSLASVAHSGYRLSDYV from the coding sequence ATGGCCAGCTgggccctggagctgctgggcttcTCCCTGAGCCTGCTGGGCTTCCTGGGGACGTTAATCGCCACCATCCTGCCCCACTGGTGGCGCTCGGCCCACGTGGGCGCCAACATCATCACGGCCGTGACCTACCTGAAGGGGCTGTGGATGGAGTGCGTGCGGCACAGCACCGGCGTCTACCAGTGCCAGCTCTACCGCTCCCAGCTGGCGCTGCCCGCCGACCTGCGGGCCGCCCGCGCCCTGATGGTCATCTCCTGCCTGCTGGCCGTGCTGGCGGCCGGCGTGGCCGTGCTGGGCATGAGGTGCACGCGCTGCGCCGAGGGCAGCCCGGCCAAGGCCTCCATGGCGGGCGCCGGCGGCGTCGGCTTCGCGGCGGccgggctgctctgcctggtgcCGGTGGCGTGGAGCACCAACAGCGTCGTGATGGATTTCTACAACCCCACGGTTCCTGCTGGCGTGAAGTATGAGATAGGGCAGGCTCTTTATCTGGGGTTTGTCTCCTCGGCCTTCACCATCTTGGGCGGGGCCTTGCTGTGCACGTCGTGCCCGGGGAGCTGGGCGCCTCGCCAGCCGCGATCCGGGCCCGCAGCGCCGCCGTCCTTTGGGCCACCGGGTGACTCCAAGGGCAACCACGCTCCTTCCCTGGCATCTGTGGCCCACAGCGGCTACAGGCTGAGCGACTACGTGTGA